A segment of the Streptomyces sp. XD-27 genome:
ACAGGATGCTGTCGCTGCCGTCGCGCCGCAGCCGCCCGTCGCAGTCAGTTCGGTGGACGACAGCACCCTGGCCGGGTGCCGGTGCGGGTCTACCGGCCCCAGGGCACGAGGACGGCGCCAGCGATCGTGTTCATCCACGGGGGCGGCTTCATCGTCGGCGATCTCGACACCCACAACGGGGTCTGCCGCCGCCTGTGCCGGGACCTGGACGCGGTGGTGGTCAGCCCCGGCTACCGGCTCGCCCCCGAGCACCCGTTCCCCGCCGCGTACGACGACTGCCTGGCCGTGGCTCGCCACGTCAGCGACCGCATCGCCGACTCGACGAGTTCGAGGACGCGGCCGCCGTCGTGAACTGCACCGGCATGGGCGCGGCCGCGCTGGCCGAGGACACCATGCTGCGTCCGATCCGCGGCCAGCACGTGGTCGTGGAGAACCCCGGCATCAGGCAGTTCTTCTCCGAGGACACGGGGCTGTCGCCCCCTCGTCTGCTTCTACCCGCACGGCGACACGGTCGTCCTGGGCGGCACCGCGATCGACGGCGAAGGAGACTTGTCGGATGACGAGGAGGCGGCGAAGGGAATCATCGAACGCTGCGCCGCGATCGATCCCCGGCTGGCGGAGGCGAGGGGCATCGAGCATCGGGTAGGAGCCCGGCCCACGCGCTCCCAGGTACAGGTCGAATCGGACCGCCGCGGAGACGGCATCCCGCTGATCCACAACTACGGACACGGCGGCGCCGGGGTGACCCTGTCGTGGGGTTGCGCGCGTGAGGTAGCTCAGCTGGTGGCCGAGACCACCTCGGCGACCTCGTCCGAGCGTCAGTGACTGACGAGCAGTAGCACTGGTACAGCCACGGCGCAGGAGACACAGCTCTGCTGCGCCTCCGCCGTCCGCTACTCCCGGCAGCCTGGCGGGCGTCGATCCTCGCCCTGCAAACGGGTGAACCAGCGTGCCGTCGGGCAGGGCGTCGGGTTGGGCCTGGTGGTCATCTGTCACCGGCCCAGGAGAACGCGTATCTGCTACCCGCTCCCTGACCGCCGTCGCACTCGCGTGCACGAGCTGTTCGGCTTCTCCCTGCTGCCCCCGCCTCCACCGCGGCCGCCACTACGCAGCGCTGCGTCACCGTGGAGATCACCGGCCGCACGGTGGCCGTCCGGTACGACCCTGGCCCCGGCTCCCGGGTGGTGCGCCGGGTCCACCGTGGCCAGCGCGAGGAGACCTGCATGACCGCCATCGGTCAGGCCCGGGGCGACTCCGATTACTACAACAAGTGCGGACGGCGCGGTCTGGATCGGCACGTGGTCCGCGGCGGGTTCATCCCTACGCCCCACTTCCGGCAAGCCTGCCCGCCGACCCTCCTTGGAGCGAAGGCCCTATGCCCTTCGCGTACGGTGCCAGGACCACGACCACCGACACGCGCCGCACCTACTTCACCCCCACAGCCGCACGGGTCCTCTATGGAGCCCCGGAACACGCCACTCGCTGGCACCGGAACACCGGCCACACACACGGCCCCATCACCGTCGACGGAGTGGAGATCCTGCGCGCCCCCACCGACGACGCCCCGAACGCGCCCTGGCCGTCCTCCACCTGTCCATCGCCGGCCCCGCGCTCCTCGACACCCTCCGCTCCCTTGCCCACCGCCCCGGCACCAGCGCCTCCCCACTGGCCACCGGACTCCCGCTCGACACCCTCCTCGACGCGCTCCTGTTCGGGATGATCCAGCGCACCCATATCGACCGCCTGACCGAAGACCTCGCCCACGTCTTCACCGGCCCCGGCGAAGCCCACCGCCTGTCCACCCTGGAACGCCGCATCGCCCACTTCCGCAGCACCTACTGGCGCCAGCACCTCACCACCCACGGCACCGCCAACGACCTCCTCATCGCCTACCAGCACCAATACCGCCTTCCCGACCGCTTCACCGAAATCCTCGCCGAAGCCGCCGACCACAACCGATTCATCCAAACCCAGGAAAACCAGCAGATCAGCGGCGCCCTCGGCATCCTGACCATCCTCGGTCTCCCCCTGGGCACCGCCCTGGGCATTCTCCAAGTCCTCGGCGACGAGAACCCCTGGCACCTCATCGCCGCCACCACCGCAGCCCTCGCCGCCACCGCCGCGCTCCTGACCACGCGCTACGGCTGCCTCGTCCTCTCCTCCCTCCGCGGCCGCCCCCAGAACGATCGCGACGGCTAAGGCTCGTCTGATAGATGAGTGGGGTGTGACACGCGCGACAGGGGGACACCGCGATGAGTCAGTACTTCGACATGGGCGAGGAGACGCTGTGGAACCCGTCCAACGGGGCGTCCAGGCTGTTCCTGCGGCAGGTGGCGGTGTTCGAGGCGGAACTGGGCCTCGCTTCCGGCATCGGGCCCATGGAGGCGGATGAGTGTCAGATCGACCCGGCCGCCCTCGGCGTCTTCGTCCATGCCCTGCTGACTCAGTACAGACGAACGCACCACTCCATCGTGCCGGCTCTCTCCGAGGGATTCGTTGCCACCATGCTGGTCCTGGCGGATCGGGCCGGCGTTGGCGTGTGCTGGACGCCAACCGTCATCGGCCCGGACGGCGGGCTCGCGGACGTACAGGCCCCAGCGGAACCAGCGGTATCTGGATACGCCGACGAGGACGCATGGGCGCACCGGTTGCGCGAGAAGGCGCGGGAGCTGGACCGCATGATGGCGCGCTGACAGCCGCCTCGCGACGCAGAAGGAAGCCGCAGGAAATCAGGACTCTCGGCCCGACTCGGCTGGCTTCTCGTCTCCGCATTCGTCCTTCCCCGCAGGGCGCTGATGAGGTCGGGCAGGCGCAGGACACATTGTCCTGCGCCCGGTAGGGGTATGTGCAGTGGCTCCGTCCAGCGCGTGGGAATGGCGTCGTATCCGTGGACAACTCCGGCGAGGCCATCGATGACGGCGGCGACCGTGTCGGTGCCCCTCTGTTCCTGCGGGAAGGGCGTGCCTGCCCGTAGCGGAGTAGCCGTGTAAGCGGCAACCTGGTCGGCCCCGGAGCGGTCGGCCCGGCTCTTTGCGTGAGCTGTGACGCCTCTGTTGCCGGAATTATGGGCTCCCTCACAGCCATCGTGATCCCGTCCTGGTGGACTCGGCGGATGGTGTTCCTGCTCCTGCTGTTCATCCCGGCCGGGCTGGTCGCTTCTTTCGCCTTCGTCGGCTACGGCTTCGGCACCCTTGGCAGGGTCGGCATCCGGCGTGCCGACCGAGAGGTGCGGCTCCGGAGCCTCGCCGCCCTCCTGGGTGCCGCCGCGGCCGCCCTGTACACCTGGG
Coding sequences within it:
- a CDS encoding alpha/beta hydrolase, producing the protein MRVYRPQGTRTAPAIVFIHGGGFIVGDLDTHNGVCRRLCRDLDAVVVSPGYRLAPEHPFPAAYDDCLAVARHVSDRIADSTSSRTRPPS
- a CDS encoding DUF6086 family protein; amino-acid sequence: MSQYFDMGEETLWNPSNGASRLFLRQVAVFEAELGLASGIGPMEADECQIDPAALGVFVHALLTQYRRTHHSIVPALSEGFVATMLVLADRAGVGVCWTPTVIGPDGGLADVQAPAEPAVSGYADEDAWAHRLREKARELDRMMAR